Proteins encoded by one window of Chryseobacterium foetidum:
- a CDS encoding LTA synthase family protein — MIFKKLSGYAKTHFNSRFSALFSVLSLYIILSFLIRIAFLVWSSADVDFNPFYIFRAFLTGFLYDLAIGSMLLFLYALYLLLFPKRWIGSVADKAFTYFYLTLIFIIIYFSLMAEIPFWDEFGVRFNFIAVDYLIYTYEVVGNINQSYPLPLIAGVLILVIVLTFICFKKLRVFKNTFSDKRPISSRLTPAVIIILLGSVLGFLMKNKMADFSNNLVINEIGKNGAFSFISAYRSNELDYKTFYPKLSDKEAYSVLKASLLQENQKYETTQEDDISRITKGVQEQRPNIIVIAIESFSADFLTEFGNKDHLTPNYDQLVTQSVFFTNLYATGTRTVRGMEALTLCVPPTPGNSIVRRPDNDNLFSVSTIVKSKNYHPYFIYGGDGYFDNMNNFFGGQGFDIVDRNRGNPLSDKIHTHRFKIPDQEVTFENAWGICDEDIYTQSMKYADKSMKENKPFFEFVMTTSNHKPYTFPVGKINLAQGDRNAAVKYTDYALGKFIRDAKTKSWFKNTVFVIVADHCASSAGKWEINIAKHHIPAIIYNLNQPHQNITRLTSQIDLMPTLFGYLGWNYKTELYGKDINQTKAGDERAFIGNYRTLGMLKNNLFTQIDDRKRIKQFEVNPSDQSLSEVHASNNYHISETIAHYQTASERFKNGKMKLK; from the coding sequence ATGATATTCAAAAAACTTTCGGGTTATGCTAAAACCCATTTCAATTCAAGATTTTCTGCGCTTTTTAGCGTTCTGAGCCTTTACATAATACTTTCATTTTTGATCAGAATTGCTTTTTTAGTTTGGTCTTCAGCAGATGTAGATTTTAATCCTTTCTATATTTTTAGGGCATTTTTAACGGGTTTTCTTTATGATTTGGCGATAGGTTCAATGTTACTGTTTCTATACGCACTGTATCTTTTATTATTTCCAAAAAGATGGATTGGATCGGTTGCAGATAAAGCTTTCACATATTTTTATTTAACACTCATTTTCATTATAATTTATTTCAGTCTGATGGCAGAAATTCCATTTTGGGATGAATTTGGGGTAAGATTTAATTTTATAGCAGTTGATTATCTAATTTACACATACGAAGTTGTCGGGAATATCAACCAGTCTTATCCTCTTCCTCTGATCGCAGGTGTTTTGATTTTAGTTATTGTTTTAACCTTTATCTGTTTTAAAAAATTACGTGTTTTTAAAAATACTTTTTCGGATAAGAGACCAATTTCTTCACGATTAACACCTGCCGTTATTATAATACTATTAGGTTCTGTTCTGGGATTTTTAATGAAAAACAAAATGGCGGATTTCAGCAATAATCTTGTGATCAACGAAATCGGTAAAAACGGTGCATTCTCATTTATTTCCGCCTACAGATCCAATGAACTTGATTACAAAACTTTTTATCCAAAACTTTCTGATAAAGAAGCCTATTCTGTTCTGAAAGCTTCGCTGTTGCAGGAAAACCAAAAGTATGAAACAACACAAGAGGATGATATTTCAAGAATTACAAAAGGCGTTCAGGAACAGCGTCCCAACATCATCGTTATTGCAATTGAAAGCTTCAGTGCTGATTTCCTGACAGAATTCGGAAACAAAGACCACTTAACACCCAATTACGATCAACTCGTTACTCAAAGCGTTTTCTTCACGAATCTTTATGCTACCGGGACAAGAACCGTGAGAGGCATGGAAGCCCTTACACTCTGCGTGCCGCCAACTCCCGGAAACAGTATCGTAAGAAGACCTGATAATGACAACCTGTTTTCAGTCTCAACCATTGTGAAATCTAAAAACTATCATCCTTATTTTATCTACGGAGGCGACGGTTATTTTGACAATATGAACAATTTTTTCGGAGGACAGGGCTTTGATATTGTAGACCGCAACAGAGGAAATCCTTTATCCGATAAAATTCATACGCATAGATTTAAAATCCCTGATCAGGAAGTCACTTTTGAAAATGCCTGGGGAATCTGTGATGAAGATATTTATACTCAGTCCATGAAGTATGCTGATAAAAGTATGAAAGAAAACAAGCCGTTTTTCGAGTTTGTAATGACGACTTCAAACCATAAACCGTACACTTTTCCTGTTGGTAAAATCAATCTTGCTCAGGGAGACAGAAATGCTGCAGTGAAATACACCGACTATGCCTTGGGAAAATTCATCAGAGATGCTAAAACTAAGTCCTGGTTTAAAAATACAGTTTTTGTAATTGTTGCCGATCATTGTGCAAGCAGCGCAGGAAAGTGGGAAATTAATATTGCTAAACATCACATTCCTGCCATAATTTATAATCTGAATCAACCCCACCAAAACATCACACGTCTGACTTCACAAATTGATCTGATGCCAACATTATTCGGGTATTTAGGCTGGAACTACAAAACTGAACTGTATGGCAAAGACATCAACCAGACTAAAGCAGGAGACGAACGTGCATTTATCGGCAACTACAGAACTTTGGGAATGCTGAAAAATAATCTTTTCACCCAAATTGATGACC
- a CDS encoding outer membrane protein assembly factor translates to MRKFISIAATVVSSVAVEAQEISSTARDTISYAKSKRMSDADLAKKKEGIFVTGIPDISSDPVTGFGFGVRTNVIWNGKRDNELFAYTPYLMKLKANAAYYTSNARELALSLDVPYYKGSRWRFKVDFKAQQNPANLYFGLTEKTLGDISLPSNENVTFSTYKDFDKARKTLRPGLGNEAAFVTDALSNRFRETEFMLNLKADYTLGNGKWRIMGGYEIQHLDYTTFEGMEADAIDPLTRNNTKAPNGTSLLRRDFEQGNISGVDGGWVSIIQNALIYDTRDFEPDPSKGAYFEIANEYSGKYIGSQFDFDKLLIQGRYYQKLPFGKRTVLAGRAGVGNVFGKNPPFFEFQDQWSPEGSINALGGKASLRGYRANRFLARSMWFANFELRARLAETNLWKQHFSFTVAPFFDMGTVRNRWQDLNFQNIKTSYGAGLRIGWNQSTILYFDYGRSKEDGLFFFGIGQNF, encoded by the coding sequence ATGAGAAAATTTATTTCAATTGCTGCAACGGTAGTTTCGTCGGTCGCAGTAGAAGCGCAGGAAATTTCATCAACAGCACGTGATACGATTTCGTATGCAAAATCCAAAAGGATGAGCGATGCAGATTTAGCTAAAAAAAAAGAGGGAATCTTTGTAACAGGAATTCCTGATATTTCCTCTGATCCCGTTACAGGATTTGGTTTTGGTGTGAGAACCAACGTCATCTGGAACGGAAAACGGGACAATGAATTATTTGCTTACACCCCATATCTGATGAAGTTAAAAGCCAATGCTGCTTACTACACATCAAATGCACGAGAATTGGCACTCTCATTAGATGTTCCCTATTACAAAGGCAGCAGATGGAGATTTAAAGTTGATTTTAAAGCCCAGCAAAATCCTGCAAACCTTTATTTCGGTCTTACGGAAAAGACCTTGGGAGACATAAGCCTTCCCTCCAATGAAAATGTTACATTTTCAACTTACAAAGATTTTGACAAAGCAAGAAAAACATTACGTCCCGGTCTTGGTAATGAAGCTGCATTCGTAACGGATGCTCTTTCTAACCGATTCAGAGAAACGGAATTTATGCTGAACCTGAAAGCGGATTATACTCTTGGAAACGGAAAATGGAGAATAATGGGAGGTTATGAAATTCAACACCTTGATTATACAACTTTCGAAGGAATGGAAGCCGATGCCATCGATCCGCTTACGAGAAATAACACCAAAGCGCCTAACGGAACTTCACTTCTCAGGAGAGATTTTGAGCAGGGAAATATTTCAGGTGTAGACGGTGGCTGGGTTTCGATCATCCAGAATGCTCTGATCTATGACACAAGAGATTTTGAACCCGATCCGTCAAAAGGTGCTTATTTTGAGATTGCCAATGAATATTCAGGGAAATACATCGGTTCTCAGTTTGATTTTGATAAATTATTGATTCAGGGAAGGTATTATCAGAAACTTCCTTTCGGGAAACGTACCGTACTTGCAGGTCGGGCGGGAGTTGGAAATGTCTTTGGTAAAAATCCTCCATTTTTTGAATTTCAGGATCAATGGAGCCCAGAAGGCAGTATTAATGCATTAGGTGGAAAAGCTTCTTTAAGAGGTTACCGTGCCAACCGTTTTCTGGCAAGATCAATGTGGTTTGCTAATTTTGAATTGCGTGCCCGTCTTGCTGAAACTAATCTATGGAAGCAGCATTTCTCTTTTACTGTTGCTCCATTCTTTGATATGGGAACTGTAAGAAACCGTTGGCAGGATCTAAATTTCCAGAACATCAAGACTTCTTACGGAGCAGGTTTGAGAATTGGCTGGAACCAATCTACTATACTGTATTTTGATTACGGAAGATCAAAAGAAGATGGTCTTTTTTTCTTCGGAATCGGACAGAATTTTTAA
- a CDS encoding sensor histidine kinase has protein sequence MKPLLSKTTRPFLIFVLIVLTISIPVYYFVVDAIWQDELDEHNEIVAEKTSYEFNRMSISSEEMQRNIALWNQIQPGTNIEKLNAKILKQDKIFTTEKYKPFSSDTKIERYRCLEKVIYIKNETYLFTIETNIEETEGTVMIIGMVTFFFFILIVSGLFILNRKLSKSIWKPFRKTLDQLKHFNLNNHTQIEFEPSDTIEFQELNVSLQKLIAQNVSVYKTQKEFTENASHELQTPLAILKNKLDLLLQNSDLTEKQYNIAEDMNKALSRSARINQNLLLLAKIENSQFNKSETIQFDLIVKQILANLEEHILQKNITLEVSTLQKTIIKGNISLAEILINNLVLNAIRHTKSEGYIKINLENSVLSVSNSGSEKLDENMLFKRFSKLSFANSGSGLGLAIIKEISKSQNWTVDYHFSEQNHIFSVTL, from the coding sequence ATGAAGCCTTTATTAAGCAAAACCACAAGACCGTTCTTAATTTTTGTACTGATTGTTCTCACGATCAGTATTCCTGTTTATTATTTTGTGGTAGATGCGATCTGGCAGGATGAACTTGACGAGCACAATGAGATCGTAGCTGAAAAAACTTCTTATGAATTTAACCGGATGTCTATTTCTTCTGAAGAAATGCAACGGAATATTGCGCTGTGGAATCAAATTCAGCCAGGAACCAATATTGAAAAACTGAATGCTAAAATTCTGAAACAGGACAAGATTTTTACGACAGAAAAATACAAACCTTTTTCTTCAGATACCAAAATTGAACGTTACCGATGTCTGGAAAAAGTAATCTATATCAAAAACGAAACGTACCTTTTTACTATAGAAACCAACATTGAAGAAACTGAAGGAACAGTAATGATTATCGGAATGGTTACGTTTTTCTTTTTTATACTGATTGTAAGCGGTTTATTTATTTTAAACAGGAAACTTTCCAAATCAATCTGGAAGCCCTTTCGTAAAACTTTGGATCAGCTTAAACATTTTAACCTTAACAATCATACTCAGATTGAGTTCGAGCCATCAGACACAATTGAATTTCAGGAACTGAATGTTTCTCTTCAAAAACTCATTGCTCAAAATGTATCGGTTTACAAAACCCAGAAAGAGTTTACAGAAAACGCTTCCCACGAATTGCAAACCCCTTTGGCAATCCTTAAAAACAAGCTGGATCTTCTTCTGCAGAACTCAGATCTTACGGAAAAGCAGTATAATATTGCTGAAGATATGAACAAAGCACTTTCCCGAAGTGCAAGAATTAATCAAAACCTTTTACTTCTGGCTAAAATTGAGAACAGTCAGTTTAATAAGTCAGAAACTATCCAATTTGATTTAATTGTAAAACAGATTTTAGCAAATCTTGAAGAGCACATCCTTCAGAAAAACATCACCTTAGAGGTTTCTACTTTGCAGAAAACAATAATTAAAGGCAACATCAGTCTGGCAGAAATTCTGATCAATAATTTGGTTTTAAACGCTATCAGGCATACAAAATCTGAAGGCTATATTAAAATTAATTTAGAAAATTCAGTCTTATCAGTATCCAATTCAGGTTCTGAAAAACTAGATGAAAACATGCTTTTTAAAAGGTTCTCAAAATTATCTTTTGCCAACAGTGGAAGCGGTTTGGGTTTGGCAATTATTAAAGAAATATCAAAATCGCAAAACTGGACTGTTGACTATCATTTTTCAGAGCAAAATCACATCTTTTCTGTGACATTATAA
- a CDS encoding response regulator transcription factor, with amino-acid sequence MKILIVEDEEELAKSIAEYLSEEKYLCEFASTFNEAMSKIEVFQYDCILLDITLPDGNGLKILEELKKEQKQDGVIIISAKNALDDKIKGLEIGADDYLTKPFHLSELAARIYSIIRRKQFNSTNVVAQNELQIDLLAKTVSVNNSLITLTKKEFDLLVYFLGNKNRVISKSTLAEHLSGDFADMLENHDFVYAHVKNLKKKLYDAGCDHYLKTVYGTGYKWESQ; translated from the coding sequence ATGAAAATCTTGATTGTTGAAGACGAAGAAGAATTGGCAAAAAGTATTGCAGAATACCTTTCGGAAGAAAAATATCTGTGTGAATTTGCATCAACATTCAACGAAGCGATGAGCAAAATTGAAGTCTTTCAGTACGACTGTATTTTATTAGACATTACTTTGCCTGACGGAAACGGTTTAAAAATTCTGGAAGAACTAAAAAAAGAGCAAAAACAGGATGGCGTAATCATCATATCTGCAAAAAATGCATTGGACGATAAAATCAAAGGTCTCGAAATCGGAGCAGATGATTATTTAACCAAGCCATTTCATCTCTCGGAATTGGCAGCACGAATTTATTCCATTATCAGAAGAAAACAGTTTAATAGCACAAATGTCGTGGCTCAAAATGAACTTCAGATCGACCTTTTGGCAAAAACGGTTTCAGTAAATAACAGTTTAATAACTTTGACAAAGAAAGAATTCGATTTATTGGTATATTTCTTGGGAAATAAAAACCGTGTAATTTCAAAGAGTACTTTGGCAGAGCATCTTTCCGGTGATTTTGCAGATATGCTTGAAAACCATGATTTTGTTTATGCTCACGTAAAAAATCTTAAGAAAAAATTATATGATGCAGGATGTGACCATTATCTGAAAACGGTTTATGGAACGGGTTATAAATGGGAAAGTCAATAA
- a CDS encoding helix-turn-helix domain-containing protein, whose translation MEVAAYLGYKPKYIYQLIHKKKIPFSKPFGRKLVFSRQKIDDFIALNTAKTEQELQIETAHYFLNNN comes from the coding sequence ATGGAGGTAGCAGCATATTTAGGATATAAGCCTAAATACATCTATCAGCTAATCCATAAAAAAAAGATTCCATTCTCAAAGCCTTTTGGAAGAAAACTTGTTTTTAGCAGGCAAAAAATAGACGATTTTATCGCTCTAAACACAGCAAAAACTGAACAAGAATTGCAGATAGAAACTGCCCATTATTTTCTCAATAATAACTAA
- a CDS encoding tyrosine-type recombinase/integrase yields MGVILRKRKHKDDGTFSYYVDIIENNQRRTKTILKVRKGDNLKNKKLEADRLLIAFLDEYESIKQGKVPAYKKDVSIIDYCDRYIENYVQTDINTVISSVKKFRLFLKEKVKQEKLTFPNLTEFIVENFATYLNYEANLNGTTPAGYFKKFKKILNCAKKENYLQASVFEDVIFKKKPEASEKVVKKQILDEDEILLLWETPCGNNEVKKAFMFGCYSGLGMAEMFDLKWCEIPDSILSTFRKKNKISIRNKISERMLFELGKAGSGDELVFNLKNKSTGKNLTLNGINGVIKRWALKAGITKHLTSYCGRHSFATRLLKNGVNLKVVADTMGHKNINTTAKYLNHVTDLRDQATAGLC; encoded by the coding sequence ATGGGTGTAATTCTAAGAAAGAGAAAACACAAAGATGATGGGACGTTTTCTTATTATGTTGACATTATTGAAAATAATCAACGAAGAACTAAAACAATTTTAAAAGTTCGAAAGGGAGACAATCTCAAAAATAAAAAATTAGAGGCTGACAGGCTTTTAATAGCTTTTCTGGATGAGTATGAATCAATAAAACAAGGAAAAGTACCTGCATATAAAAAGGATGTATCAATCATCGACTACTGCGATAGATATATTGAGAATTATGTGCAGACCGATATCAACACAGTCATATCATCCGTTAAAAAGTTCCGGCTTTTTCTGAAAGAGAAGGTTAAACAGGAAAAATTAACCTTTCCCAATCTTACAGAATTCATTGTCGAAAATTTTGCTACATACTTAAATTACGAAGCGAATCTCAATGGAACCACGCCAGCCGGATATTTTAAAAAATTTAAAAAAATTTTAAACTGCGCAAAAAAGGAAAACTACTTACAGGCTTCGGTATTCGAAGATGTGATATTTAAAAAGAAGCCTGAAGCCTCTGAAAAAGTCGTGAAAAAACAAATTTTAGACGAAGATGAAATTCTACTATTATGGGAAACTCCTTGTGGCAATAATGAAGTCAAGAAAGCTTTTATGTTTGGCTGCTATTCAGGTCTAGGAATGGCTGAGATGTTTGATTTGAAATGGTGCGAAATTCCTGATTCCATACTATCAACGTTTCGTAAGAAAAACAAAATTTCGATAAGAAATAAAATTAGCGAACGTATGCTCTTTGAACTAGGAAAAGCAGGATCTGGCGATGAACTAGTTTTTAACCTTAAAAATAAAAGTACAGGCAAAAATCTAACGCTTAACGGCATAAACGGAGTAATAAAAAGATGGGCTTTAAAAGCTGGAATCACGAAGCACCTGACAAGTTACTGCGGCAGACACTCTTTCGCCACAAGATTGCTTAAAAACGGTGTTAATTTGAAGGTTGTAGCAGATACTATGGGGCATAAAAATATTAACACAACCGCAAAGTATTTAAACCATGTTACTGACCTGAGAGATCAGGCGACCGCTGGATTATGCTAA
- a CDS encoding N-acetylmuramoyl-L-alanine amidase family protein — protein MYQSKFKIILAFLFVVLSSIAFSQKKFTIVLDAGHGGSDHGAYRSYSDIGRIAEKDVTLAITLKLGARLEKNKDFKIIYTRKIDEFPSLSDRTNLANRSKADLFVSIHCNSAARNTAYGTETFVQGPNQNDENLEVAKRENDVIYLDEKDKQTFGSYNASSPESLIALKLQQSKYLEASMLLGGLVEGNFVNRDKRFSRGVFQKNLHVLRMNAMPSVLIETGFINHPEESHYLASDKGQEEIAESIYLAIIDYKKAYDRKTGNVASNKKPEPEKPVEVPLKNDFRILLMTTSIKYDENDPALRGLNYILTLKEGGVYKYYYSVTNMASVKDQNIKTAKDAGFKNAYAVGFMPNQKLSSGYYNIEVYVGKDKLSANSHILQTLKDVERNKMNGIFYYTYGKEYSLEDAVKLQKELEAKGIKNTIIQKMYK, from the coding sequence ATGTACCAATCAAAATTTAAAATAATTTTAGCATTTCTGTTCGTTGTTTTATCCAGTATTGCATTTTCTCAAAAAAAATTCACGATAGTTTTGGATGCAGGACACGGCGGTAGCGACCATGGAGCCTACAGATCCTACAGTGATATTGGCAGAATTGCAGAAAAAGATGTTACGCTCGCCATCACTTTAAAATTAGGAGCAAGACTCGAAAAAAATAAAGATTTTAAAATCATTTATACGAGAAAGATAGATGAATTCCCTTCCCTTTCGGACCGTACTAACCTTGCCAACCGGAGTAAGGCTGATCTTTTCGTTTCTATTCACTGTAATTCCGCAGCCAGAAACACTGCATACGGTACTGAAACTTTTGTACAGGGCCCTAACCAGAATGATGAAAATCTTGAAGTGGCAAAACGTGAAAACGACGTAATTTATTTGGATGAAAAAGATAAGCAGACTTTCGGCTCCTACAACGCAAGTTCCCCTGAATCTTTAATAGCTCTTAAACTTCAGCAAAGTAAATACCTTGAAGCCAGCATGCTGTTAGGAGGGCTGGTAGAAGGAAATTTCGTTAACAGAGATAAAAGATTTTCGCGTGGTGTATTCCAGAAAAACCTTCACGTTTTGAGGATGAACGCGATGCCGTCAGTATTAATTGAGACAGGGTTCATTAATCATCCTGAAGAAAGTCACTATTTAGCATCAGATAAAGGTCAGGAAGAAATTGCTGAGAGTATTTATCTTGCAATTATTGATTATAAAAAAGCCTACGACAGAAAAACCGGAAACGTAGCTTCAAATAAAAAACCAGAGCCGGAAAAACCTGTGGAAGTTCCGCTGAAAAACGATTTCAGAATTCTTTTAATGACTACATCTATCAAATATGATGAGAATGACCCTGCTTTGAGAGGTTTAAACTATATTCTAACTCTGAAAGAAGGTGGTGTTTATAAATACTATTACAGCGTTACCAATATGGCTTCAGTGAAAGACCAGAATATTAAAACCGCTAAGGATGCCGGATTTAAAAACGCTTACGCAGTTGGATTTATGCCTAATCAAAAATTAAGTTCCGGGTATTATAATATAGAAGTATACGTAGGGAAAGATAAATTGAGTGCAAATTCCCATATACTGCAGACTCTGAAAGATGTGGAAAGAAACAAAATGAACGGAATTTTCTATTATACTTACGGAAAGGAGTATTCTCTGGAAGATGCTGTGAAACTTCAGAAAGAGCTGGAAGCCAAAGGAATTAAAAATACAATCATCCAAAAGATGTATAAATAG
- a CDS encoding putative LPS assembly protein LptD produces the protein MDKTVFKNILQFLIILIFNSFLAQTVPQKLQKNTVVNDTLPKVVGDTIAKKDTIALPRESLTDVLRTKADSKRRDVPARMIYLNQNAQVKYQDMQIDADYIQIDERKSLIYARGKLDSLGKKVIEPVIVVQGGKTYETTDFNYNTKTKQAIAYNARTEENEGVIVAQKTKKYNDSVFVMRRGLFTTDDYFIKKKDSLADYHLLASHIKLVKGQTGSQVITGPVQMYVEQVPTPLVMPFAILPFSDKRSAGILIPSFGEREDVGFFLNGLGYYQPIGEHFDLRVLADIYTKGSWNLRPEMNYIKKYRYGGNFSADIGSTVRGIKGLDNYGKTGTYRIAWRHTQDTKANPFLTFSASVDVTSQTFYNNTVNNNYIMDQSVLRTQQNSTLTLTKRFLTLPISITGTASYNQNFATGLADLRLPQMNIAINQFYLFGSKTGVRQGLLENITVNTGINLTNSVSTEEGELFTQAMWDKMQTGVKNNIALGTNTTIAKYFTFSLGANIDNALTTKTLTRQYDPIQNKVVDQINKKVAGYSTFSTSASLQTTLYGMLNFKKGGAVEAIRHMMMPSLSFSYSPDFGSPGFGYFRNYYDAAGALTPYSIFDMGIVGSPSSGETGALGYNISNNIEMKIKSKSDSTGVKKIKIFESLNINGNYNFLAKSHPFSIITVNGQTSLFDSKLSINTSLAIEPYKVLFLPGQNTGIRTEDFGSFSVQGFNVQMSYPLSSEIFEDKKEKKDLSKIYSKKGEIRNENYYFDDDNYAHFNQTWSLNINASYAYTRNLTREGTRIASVGLDGNMKLTPYWNVTGSTHYDMITGKLAYTRIGFARDQRSFTINFNWVPFGQYKVYDFFIGIKANILSDALKYKDRSFTQPNAPF, from the coding sequence TTGGACAAAACCGTCTTCAAAAATATATTACAATTTCTTATTATCCTAATTTTTAACAGTTTTTTAGCACAGACAGTGCCTCAGAAATTGCAGAAAAATACGGTAGTAAATGATACCCTACCGAAAGTGGTAGGTGATACCATCGCAAAAAAAGACACAATTGCTCTGCCACGGGAGTCTTTGACAGACGTACTCCGAACTAAAGCCGACTCAAAAAGAAGAGACGTGCCTGCAAGGATGATTTATCTGAATCAGAACGCACAGGTAAAGTATCAGGATATGCAGATTGATGCAGATTATATCCAGATTGATGAGCGTAAAAGCCTGATCTACGCAAGAGGCAAGCTGGATTCTCTGGGAAAGAAGGTTATAGAACCTGTAATCGTTGTCCAGGGCGGCAAAACCTATGAAACAACAGATTTTAATTACAATACCAAAACAAAACAGGCAATAGCCTACAATGCCCGTACCGAAGAGAATGAGGGAGTTATTGTAGCACAGAAAACAAAAAAATACAATGATTCTGTATTTGTAATGCGCCGCGGTTTATTTACCACAGATGATTATTTCATTAAAAAGAAAGACAGTCTTGCCGATTACCATCTTCTGGCTTCTCATATTAAACTTGTGAAAGGACAAACAGGTTCTCAGGTTATCACCGGGCCGGTTCAGATGTATGTTGAGCAGGTGCCAACACCTCTGGTAATGCCTTTCGCCATTCTTCCGTTTTCAGATAAGCGTTCTGCGGGTATTTTAATTCCGAGTTTTGGAGAAAGGGAAGATGTAGGGTTTTTCCTGAATGGTTTGGGGTATTATCAACCCATCGGAGAGCATTTTGACCTCAGGGTTTTGGCTGATATTTATACAAAAGGCAGCTGGAACTTAAGGCCGGAAATGAATTATATCAAGAAATACCGCTACGGAGGAAATTTCTCCGCAGATATCGGATCAACCGTCCGTGGTATTAAAGGTCTTGATAATTACGGAAAAACCGGAACTTACAGAATTGCATGGAGACACACTCAGGATACCAAAGCCAATCCGTTTCTTACGTTTTCTGCTTCAGTAGATGTTACCAGCCAGACGTTCTACAACAATACGGTAAACAACAACTATATTATGGACCAAAGTGTGCTTAGAACCCAGCAGAATTCTACGCTTACCCTAACCAAAAGATTTTTGACATTACCTATCTCCATCACAGGAACAGCTTCCTACAATCAGAATTTCGCAACGGGACTGGCAGATCTCCGTCTTCCGCAGATGAATATTGCCATCAACCAGTTTTATTTATTTGGATCAAAAACAGGTGTGAGACAGGGTTTACTTGAAAATATTACCGTAAATACCGGTATCAACCTTACCAACTCCGTAAGTACAGAAGAAGGTGAACTTTTCACTCAGGCGATGTGGGATAAAATGCAAACCGGTGTAAAAAATAATATCGCTTTGGGAACCAATACTACCATTGCCAAATATTTTACTTTCAGTTTAGGAGCTAATATTGATAATGCATTAACCACAAAAACACTCACTAGACAATACGATCCTATTCAGAATAAAGTGGTGGATCAGATCAATAAAAAAGTGGCTGGATATTCTACATTCAGCACGAGTGCATCTTTACAGACTACACTTTACGGAATGCTGAATTTCAAAAAAGGAGGTGCTGTTGAGGCTATCCGTCACATGATGATGCCAAGTCTTAGTTTTTCTTATTCTCCCGATTTTGGATCGCCAGGCTTCGGGTATTTCAGAAATTATTATGATGCTGCGGGTGCCTTGACTCCTTATTCAATTTTTGATATGGGTATTGTTGGAAGTCCTTCTTCCGGCGAAACGGGTGCTTTGGGGTACAATATTTCGAATAATATCGAAATGAAAATTAAATCTAAAAGCGATTCCACAGGAGTAAAAAAGATTAAAATATTTGAATCTCTGAATATTAACGGGAATTATAATTTCTTAGCCAAATCCCACCCATTCTCAATCATCACAGTGAACGGGCAGACTTCGCTTTTCGACAGCAAGCTGAGCATCAATACAAGTCTTGCTATTGAGCCATACAAAGTTTTATTTTTACCGGGACAAAATACGGGCATCAGAACAGAAGATTTCGGATCTTTCAGTGTGCAGGGTTTCAACGTGCAGATGTCTTATCCTCTGAGCAGTGAGATTTTTGAAGATAAGAAAGAGAAAAAGGATCTCTCTAAAATATACAGTAAAAAAGGTGAGATCAGAAATGAAAATTATTATTTTGATGACGATAATTATGCTCACTTTAACCAGACCTGGAGTCTGAATATCAATGCAAGTTACGCCTACACCAGAAATTTAACCCGAGAAGGCACGAGAATTGCCTCCGTTGGTTTGGATGGCAATATGAAACTTACACCGTACTGGAATGTAACCGGAAGCACCCACTACGACATGATCACAGGGAAACTTGCCTACACAAGAATCGGTTTTGCGAGAGATCAGCGAAGTTTTACAATTAATTTTAACTGGGTTCCTTTCGGGCAGTACAAAGTCTATGATTTCTTCATCGGAATTAAAGCCAATATTTTAAGTGATGCGCTGAAATATAAAGACAGAAGTTTTACACAGCCTAATGCACCTTTTTAA
- a CDS encoding RidA family protein, with protein MKTIINTENAPAAIGPYSQANFANGVLYISGQIPVDPSTGKLVEGIEKETHQVMKNLEAILTEAGMTFKNVVKATIFLKSMDDFAVMNDIYASYLDAESYPARETVQVSCLPKNVDIEISMIAHQD; from the coding sequence ATGAAAACAATAATCAACACAGAAAATGCTCCTGCGGCTATCGGACCTTATTCACAGGCTAATTTTGCCAATGGCGTGCTTTATATTTCAGGTCAGATTCCGGTAGATCCTTCAACAGGGAAGCTGGTGGAAGGAATTGAAAAAGAAACGCATCAGGTGATGAAAAATCTTGAGGCAATTCTTACTGAAGCGGGAATGACTTTTAAAAACGTTGTAAAAGCTACAATTTTTTTGAAAAGCATGGACGATTTTGCTGTGATGAATGATATTTATGCATCATATCTTGATGCAGAAAGCTATCCGGCGAGAGAAACAGTACAGGTTTCCTGCCTGCCAAAAAATGTTGACATCGAAATCTCAATGATTGCACACCAGGATTAA